The following is a genomic window from Bacillus sp. V2I10.
ATACTGATTGCATTTGTTTGAGCAGGATTCATAGCAAAAATAGAAATTAAGGATATTGCCAAAACAAATTGTTTCAAATAAAACACCTCTCCTGAATTTGTTTGGTTAGTATCCCCCATTCTGCTTTAATTACTGTTTAGATTCTTTTCAATTATTATCTCTTTATTAGCATTTTATCTAATTCACGCACTTTGTCATATGACTCTAATAGGTGTTCAGTTACCAATGTTCTCCCATATTCCCAAGCGTTGGTTTCTATTTCAGACATAAGTTTTTCTTTTTCTTCATCGTCACCATAGATCAGGGTTCTTAAATCATGTTTGTTTTTCTTAAAACTTAAATAATAGCCAATCTCATGATAAAGAATGATTTTCACAAAATTTTCATCCGACTCTTTAATTCTTACCTTCCCTCTATACCCGTTTATTTGAAGATAATTAAATTTAATCGTATTTGTCGATACGTTAAAACTCATTGGTGCTGGCAGATTATTATCAAATTCATACTTAATATCTAAACTGTGCTCATGTAGTGTCGTTTTAATTATTTTCTCAATATCCCATATATATAGCATCTTATCTCTCCCTGCTAAAATTCTCAGTAATAATTAGCTTATTTTCAATTATTTTATAATGTCATACTTTCCATTTGACTATCAATTATATAGCATTTAGATAAGATCATCTTACTATTTAAGTTTCTCTTTTGAACTTCCTCTATTATTTTAATTATTCCTATTTAAGTAATTGCCCCAAATGTTGAATATTCATTATTCACATTAATTAATATCGCACTTTTCCCCTAGAGTTTGAAAACGGTTTCCTTTAAAAGATTCTTTATCATTGACTAAATACCTCCTTCATCTTTTTGGCCCAAATGAAAAAAGACGCCTTCGCTTAAACCGATAATCATGCAGACAATAAAAAAACGAGCAAAAATCTCTGCGATTTCATACTCGTTTTACAAGTTGTTTTTTAAGTTATTTGAACTGCTTATCCATAAACAGTTTGATCTTTGTTACATGTCTATAAGCTCTTCATAAATTAGTTTCCCGATTTCACTGATTGTCCTTCTGCCTGCTTCCTTATTCAAAAGCTGATCAATCAGCACGGCGATATAGGCCGTTCGATCGCCAAAGCGGATGATTGCACAGTCATGCTCAATGCCTGGAAGCTCTCCGGTTTTGTTGCCTGCGTATACCTTTTCCTTATCCATATGATAGGGAAGCTTGTCTGTGAATTGCTGCTTTTGAAGGATGTCTGCCATCTGTTTTCTGCTTGCTGTGGAAAGGAAGCCTTCCCCGCCGATTGCTTTCAGGCACTTCAGTATGTCATCTGCGGTCGTCCAGTTATTCAAACCGTTTTTGATTGCTTCCAAATCCATCATATCCCGGTTCAGCTCAGTGCCTTTAAGGTTTAGTTCCTTTATACAGGCGCTTATTGCCGTTCTTCCGGCTTTATGAATCATGTAATTTGTCGCCGCATTATCAGAAACGACAATCATTAATGAAAGCAAATCCAAAATGGTTAAGACAGCATCATCTGAAAAAGACTGCAGGACACCGGCTCCGCCTGTTTTTTCAATATCACACATTTTCACCTTTTCTTCTAAAGTAAGAATACCGTGCTCTTTTAGATGAAAAGCTGTCAGCAGGATGGGAAGTTTAATCAGACTCGCCGATGAAAAAATTTCGCGACTGTCCCGTTCGAAGATTTTTCCATCAAGATCTAGTGAGAGTCCTATTCTTCCAGGACAGCATTCAATCACTTCCTGCAGCCTCTGCTCAAAGTCCGTCATTTCGTCGCTGCGATTTGAGAAAAATCCTGGTCGCCCATGATGCTGCGGTCATATAAATGACAGGCAACGAAATGATTTTCCTCTACTTCCTGCCACACGGGCTTTCTAGAAGCACAGGCTTCCATCGCATAGGCACAGCGTGTTCTGAATACACAGCCGCTCGGCGGATTCATTGGGCTCGGCAGCTCGCCCTGCAGGATAATGCGCTCCCGCTTATCCTCTACATCCGGATCAGGAATCGGAATAGCAGTCAAAAGTGCCTGTGTATAAGGGTGCAGCGGTTTTTTGTAAAGCTCTCTGCTTGCGGTCTGCTCGACAAGGTGGCCTAAATACATAACCCCGATGCGGTCGCTGATTTGCTTCACCATGGACAGATCATGCGCGATAAAAAGGTAAGTCAGTCCCTTTTCCTTTTGCAGGCGCTTCATTAGATTCACTACTTGAGCCTGCACGGAAACATCGAGAGCCGAAATCGGCTCATCTGCGATAATGAATTCCGGATCAAGGGCAAGTGCGCGTGCAATACCGATCCGCTGTCTTTGGCCGCCGCTGAATTCGTGCGGATAGCGGTTGGCATGATCACGGTTTAAACCCACATCTTCAAGGAGCTGATGCACTTTTTCCGTCCGGCCCTGCTTATTTTTATACATGCCGTGAACTTCCATTGGTTCAGAGATGATCTCAAGGACAGTTGACCGCGGATTTAATGATGCATATGGATCCTGAAAAATCATTTGCATCTGACGATAGTAGGCAAATTTGTCTTTTCCTTTTAATTCATGGATGTTTTTGCCGTTAAATAATACTTCTCCTTCTGTCTGATCGTATAAACCGAGTATGGTCCTGCCGGCAGTTGATTTTCCGCACCCTGATTCCCCGACGATGCCGTACGTTTCACCTTTTTTCACCGTGAATGAAATGCCGTCTACTGCTTTTAGCGTTGCCCCTTTACCAAGGTGAAAATGTTTCTTTAAATTTCGTACTTCCAGCAAGTTCTCCACTGTTATCCCTCCGTCTTTAGCCAATAGCGTCTAGCTGCACATAATTCCTTTTCATAAATGGTTCCGGCCATATCAAGAATCTCAATCGACTTCCCGGTGTTTGGCGAATGAAGAAGCTTTCCGTCTCCGTAATAAATGCCTACGTGATGAAGGTTTCCTTTCCCTTCTTCGTACGCAAAAAACAATAAATCGCCAGGCTCAATCTCGGCAAGCTCTACTTTCCCCCCTGAAGCAGCCTGATCATGGGCATCTCTTGGAATCATGTATCCATTTGCTCTGCACATGGTGTAACTGAACCCTGAACAATCAAATCCAAAGCTGCTCATTCCGCCCCAAAGATAAGGAAGACCGATGAATCTTTCGCCCTCATCCACAATGTCCTGACCACTTCCATTCGGAACACTTTCAAAAGCATCATAAATGGAAACATCCGCTGCCTTCAGTTTCCCTTTGCCATATGGAGTTTCTACTTCAATCCACTCTGTTCCTTCTTTTAGAACTGTCAAGATGGTTTGAAAGCTTAGAACAAATTGAGGTGTTTCATCTTCAGAATAAAGCATGGTTTTTTTGCTTTGAACAACTGCGATAGGACCATGCAGTGATTCTGCATTCAGCTCGATTTGGCAAAGCGGCATCCACCCCGGGTACCCTCTTTCATCCTTTGAAGAGGACTGAGAGGGAATAATGACATGTGCATAGCCATCCTGTTCGTCCATGATCCATACTTCTTCTCCAAGCAAAGCCTGAGTCTGAATCCGATTTTCATTACATAGAGCAAGACTCGTTTCATATGTAAGCCCGTTCAGCCATGATTCAATGTCAGCCGGATTCACAACTGCTTTTTCATCCAAATCACGCGGGGAATCCTTTGACGTCCATACGGTTGCAACGGATACCGCAACTCTTCCTTTTCTTATTGTCATTTTGCTGAAACCTCCCCGTCATTTACAAGAACATCTGAAATTCCAAGCCCGTTTCCTTCTGAAAATGTCATTTTTCTTCCGTTATATCGGACTCCTCCCTCTACAATTTCTTTTGCAAGCATGAGCGGGGCGTCGAAGTCAAAACGTGTAATGTTCTTTTTGGCTGCTGCAAAGTGAGCGGCTGCGGTAATGCCGATTCGCGTTTCGATCATGCTTCCAACCATGCATTCAACCCCGCATATTTCAGCAAGCTGATTGATCATGGCAGCTTGATAGATGCCCCCTGCTTTCATTAATTTAATGTTAATCAAATCTGCACTTCTCGTTTTCAGAACTTCAAAGGCCTGCTTCGGAGTAAACACACTTTCATCCGCCATAATCGGTGTTTCCACGGTATCAGTTACTTGCTTTAATCCTTCAATGTCATGAGCTTTCACTGGCTGCTCAACTAATTCGATGTTCAAGCCCAGGTCTTCCATTTTGCCTATTACAGTGACCGCTTCCTTTGGCTTCCATCCTTGGTTGGCATCAAGACGGATTTTAATATCCGGACCGACACGGCTTCTGACTTCCCTGATCCGGTCGATATCCAGAGCACTGTCGCCAAGCCCAACCTTCACCTTTAAAACATTAAAACCATTTTGAATATAGGAAGCAGCATCTTCTCCCATTTCCCGCACGTCATTTACACTGACGGTAAAATCTGTTTCCATTTTATCTTTATAACCGCCTAAATATTGATAAAGCGGCAGTCTGCTATGCTTGGCAAGGCAATCATAAAGGGCCATGTCCACTGCGGCTTTTGCACTTGAATTGCCAGCTAAGACCATTTGTATTCCCTGGAAAATAACTTCGTAGTTCAATAGATTTTTGCCGATTAAAAAAGGCTTCAGCACTTGATGAATACTGGCTTCTATACTCGAGAGACTATCACCCGTAATGACAAGTGTCGGCGGCGCTTCTCCCCAGCCGGTAATACCGCTTTCGCACGTCACTTTTAAGATGACGGATTCTGCTGTCACAACTGTCCGGAGTGCCGTTTTAAAAGGCTTTGTCAGAGGGACAGCCACCCGAAATGTTTCCACTTGTTCGATTTTCATAAAAATCCACCCTTTTTAAAGAATTCCGCTTTCGATTACAACTTTCTTTTCGAATGTATTCATTTCTGCATGTGTTCCAAGCGGAACAGAGATATTAGGACTGCAGTGTCCGATTTTAAACCCTCTTAAAGCCGGTTTGCCTGCAAGTTTTATGTAATGGGCCAGCACTTCATCAAGCGGAATCGAATTCTTTCGTTTTTGAGGAACGCAGTTATGAAAATCAGCGACGAGAATACCAGCTGCGTCTGTTAACTTGCCTGCCATATAAAGCTGATTCAGCATGCGGTCGACTGCATAAGGCTCTTCATCAATGTCTTCAATTAAAAGCAGTTTCTCTTTCGAATCAATCTCAAAAGCGGTACCGACCGAGCTTGTGATTAATGATAGATTCCCGCCAACAAGCTTACCGCTTGCTTTTCCTTCCAGCATGATTTCAAGGGGTGAAAGAGATTCATTATAAGTCAGAGGGCTGTTCTCAAAAAGCTGATGAAAATACTGTTTGGTTAACGGAAGAACACCTGCTTCCTCTCCAAAATCAGAGCTGAGCATAGGTCCGTGAAACGTAACGAGACCGGTCTTCTGTCTGATGGCTGTATGTAAAAAAGTAATATCGCTGTAGCCCCAGAAAATCTTCGGGTTCTTTTGAATAAGGTCATAGTCTAATAGAGAGGCCATTCGGGCTGTTCCAAAGCCGCCGCACGCGCAGATGATGGCTTTAACCTCTTGATCCTGAAACATCGTATGAATATCTTCTGCTCTTTCTTCATCTGTTCCTGCAAGATATCCGTATTCCCGTTCAATATGTTTGCCGAGCTTAAATTTCAAGCCTGTTTCTTCTAAAAAAGAAAGGGAGCGCTTAAGGTTCTCTTTATTCGGAGGACTTGCCGGGGAAATAATGCCGATTGTATCGCCTTTTTTTAAAGCCTGGGATTTTATCATGCTACTAGTCTCCTTTATATAGAAAAGGGATGTTCAATCAGCTGAACACCCCTTTTGCCTGGCTTACTTCTTATCTGCCCATTTTAATTCCAAATATCCGACAGGGTGACGGACGATGCCTGATACATCTTCATTTTGCAAGTAAACCTGGTTGTAGAAATGGATCGGAATGATCGGTGCTTCTTCAAATAAAATCTTTTCTGCCTTGTACAGCATGTCAAAGCGTTTTGCTTCGTCAGATTCATTTTTAGAGTCTTTGATTAATTGATCGTACTCAGCATTTGTCCAGCCTGTGCGGTTCATAGAATGTCCTGTTTGAAAGTTCTCAAGGAAGTTTACAGGATCGGCATAGTCAGCTAAGAATGAACTTCTTGAAAGCTGGAATTTCAATGCTTTTTGATCTTCTGCAAATACGTTCGCTTCAAGGTTCGCAAGTTTAACATCCACGCCTAAGTTTTCCTTAAACATTTGCTGAAGCGCTTCTGCAATTTTCTTATGCGTATCATCTGTGCTGTAAGTTAATGTGACTTCAGGAAGCTTGTCATAGCCTTCTTCTTTCATGCCTTTTTCAAGCAATGCTTTTGCTTCAGCTGCATCTGTTTTTACAAGATCGCCGCTTGCTTCGCGGAAGTCTTTGCCTGATGGATCTTTAAAGCCAGGAGAAACGAAGCCGTATGCAGCTGTTTCCTGGTTTTTCGTTACGAAATCAACGATTTGCTTTTGATCAACTGCCATTGCAAATGCTTTGCGGATGTTTACGTTCTGGAACGGTTCAAGAGTAACGTTCATGCGGTAGAAGTAATCTCCTGCCTGTTCTTCAACATTTGCTTTTCCTTCTTCAAAAAGAGATTCTGCCAAGTCAGCAGGCACGTCTGATGTATCCAATTCACCTGTTTGGTAGAGCTGGTATTCTGTATTAGTATCTTCTACGATCGCCCAATGAACGCCATCAAGCTTCACGTTTTTTGCATCCCAGTACTGATCGTTTTTCTTCATTACAAATTCCTTGTCATGCTCCCATGACTCGAGTGAGAAAGGTCCGTTGCCAACAAACGTGTCAGCTTCTGCAAACCAGTCTGGTGTTTCCGCAGCTACTTTTTCATTTACCGGGAAAAATGCCGGGTTCGCAATGACACTTAAGAAATATGCTTGAGGACTGATTAGCGTAACCTCAAATGTCTTTTTGTCAACAGCTTTCACTTTTACATCATCTGCAGAGCCAGTTCCGCTGTTGTAAGCTTCTCCGCCCTCAATGAAGTAGCCTAAAAATGCTGCTCCTGATCCTGTTTCAGGATTTAAAAGGCGTTTCCATGCAAACACGAAATCCTCAGCTGTTAAATCATCGCCGTTTGACCATTTTGCATTTTCGCGAATGTGAAACGTGTACGTTTTGCCATCTTCAGAAACGTCCCATTTCTCAGCCGCTGCTGCTTCAGGCTCATGATCTTTTCCTAAACGGGTAAGACCTTCCATTAAGTTGTTCAGCGCATTCCATGAAACAGCGTCAAATCCAATGACAGGGTCAAATGATGTTGGTTCAGCTCCATTATTCAGGTGCAAAATTTTCTCTTTTTCTTTTTCTTCTTTTTCTGTATCTTTTCCTGCACTCTCATTTGCTGTACATGCTGCAAGTACGAATACTAACAATGCAGTCAGGAACATAGCCATCCACTTTTTCATTGTTCTCCCCCTCTTATTCTTGATCTATAGGTTTATTTCATTGATGCTGCAGCTAATGCGCGGCTGTCCTGCAGCCAGCAGTCCACTTGGTGCTCTTTGCTCAATGCAGACGTAAAAGGATACACACGATCACAAACTTCCATTGCATGCTCACACCTTGGCGCAAACGGGCACCCTTCAGGAGGCGAAAATAAATCCGGAGGTGAACCTGCAATCGGAATCAGCTCTTCTCCTTCAATGTCAAGACGAGGGATGGAGCGAAGCAGTCCCTTTGTGTACGGATGCTGCGGCTGATAAAAAATTTCTCTTCTTGATCCTGCTTCCACGATTTTACCGGCATACATAACCGCTACTCGATCAGCTACTTGTGCGACAACACCCAAATCATGGGTAATCAGAATAATGGAAACGCCTGTTTTCTTCTGAATGTCGCGGAATAAATCGAGAATTTGAGCCTGAATCGTCACATCAAGAGCGGTGGTCGGTTCATCTGCGATTAACACTTCAGGCTCGCAGACAAGAGCCATCGCAATCACAATCCGCTGCCGCATGCCTCCGCTGAATTGATGCGGATACTGCTTTAACCGGGCTTCAGGGCTTGGGATGCCAACAAGATTCATCATCTCAAGTGCTTTTTGTTTTGCCTTTTCTTTCGGCATGCTTTCGTGCTGGATAATGCCTTCCATGATTTGATCACCTATGGTCAGCGTCGGATTCAGCGCTGTCATCGGATCCTGAAAGATCATTGATATTTCAGCGCCGCGAAGCTTTCTCAGCTCTTTTTCCTTCATTTTGGTTACGTCTTTTCCTTTAAAAAGGATAGAGCCTGAATCAATTGTTCCCGGCGGTTCAGGAATTAAGCGCATAATGCTTTGAGAAGTCACACTTTTTCCGCAGCCCGATTCTCCTACTATTGCGAGTGTTTCGCCTTTTCGCAAATCAAAGCTTACACCACGGACCGCTTTTACACTTCCCCCGTATGTTTGAAAAGAAACATGGAGTTCGTTTACTTCTAGTACTTTTTCCATGATGTTACCTCCTTAGCTTCGGATCAAGCGCATCCTGCAGTCCGTCTCCAAGCACGTTAAATGCAAACATCGTCAGAGAGATACAGAGGGCAGGAAAAAAGAGGCGCCACCAGTGTCCTGTTAAGATTGTTGAAAGAGCATCACTTGCCATCACACCCCAGCTTGCAAACGGAGCCTGAATCCCAAGACCGAGAAAACTCAGAAACGCTTC
Proteins encoded in this region:
- a CDS encoding serine hydrolase, which encodes MTDFEQRLQEVIECCPGRIGLSLDLDGKIFERDSREIFSSASLIKLPILLTAFHLKEHGILTLEEKVKMCDIEKTGGAGVLQSFSDDAVLTILDLLSLMIVVSDNAATNYMIHKAGRTAISACIKELNLKGTELNRDMMDLEAIKNGLNNWTTADDILKCLKAIGGEGFLSTASRKQMADILQKQQFTDKLPYHMDKEKVYAGNKTGELPGIEHDCAIIRFGDRTAYIAVLIDQLLNKEAGRRTISEIGKLIYEELIDM
- a CDS encoding ABC transporter ATP-binding protein, which translates into the protein MTVENLLEVRNLKKHFHLGKGATLKAVDGISFTVKKGETYGIVGESGCGKSTAGRTILGLYDQTEGEVLFNGKNIHELKGKDKFAYYRQMQMIFQDPYASLNPRSTVLEIISEPMEVHGMYKNKQGRTEKVHQLLEDVGLNRDHANRYPHEFSGGQRQRIGIARALALDPEFIIADEPISALDVSVQAQVVNLMKRLQKEKGLTYLFIAHDLSMVKQISDRIGVMYLGHLVEQTASRELYKKPLHPYTQALLTAIPIPDPDVEDKRERIILQGELPSPMNPPSGCVFRTRCAYAMEACASRKPVWQEVEENHFVACHLYDRSIMGDQDFSQIAATK
- a CDS encoding C40 family peptidase, yielding MTIRKGRVAVSVATVWTSKDSPRDLDEKAVVNPADIESWLNGLTYETSLALCNENRIQTQALLGEEVWIMDEQDGYAHVIIPSQSSSKDERGYPGWMPLCQIELNAESLHGPIAVVQSKKTMLYSEDETPQFVLSFQTILTVLKEGTEWIEVETPYGKGKLKAADVSIYDAFESVPNGSGQDIVDEGERFIGLPYLWGGMSSFGFDCSGFSYTMCRANGYMIPRDAHDQAASGGKVELAEIEPGDLLFFAYEEGKGNLHHVGIYYGDGKLLHSPNTGKSIEILDMAGTIYEKELCAARRYWLKTEG
- a CDS encoding dipeptide epimerase, which produces MKIEQVETFRVAVPLTKPFKTALRTVVTAESVILKVTCESGITGWGEAPPTLVITGDSLSSIEASIHQVLKPFLIGKNLLNYEVIFQGIQMVLAGNSSAKAAVDMALYDCLAKHSRLPLYQYLGGYKDKMETDFTVSVNDVREMGEDAASYIQNGFNVLKVKVGLGDSALDIDRIREVRSRVGPDIKIRLDANQGWKPKEAVTVIGKMEDLGLNIELVEQPVKAHDIEGLKQVTDTVETPIMADESVFTPKQAFEVLKTRSADLINIKLMKAGGIYQAAMINQLAEICGVECMVGSMIETRIGITAAAHFAAAKKNITRFDFDAPLMLAKEIVEGGVRYNGRKMTFSEGNGLGISDVLVNDGEVSAK
- a CDS encoding LD-carboxypeptidase, which translates into the protein MIKSQALKKGDTIGIISPASPPNKENLKRSLSFLEETGLKFKLGKHIEREYGYLAGTDEERAEDIHTMFQDQEVKAIICACGGFGTARMASLLDYDLIQKNPKIFWGYSDITFLHTAIRQKTGLVTFHGPMLSSDFGEEAGVLPLTKQYFHQLFENSPLTYNESLSPLEIMLEGKASGKLVGGNLSLITSSVGTAFEIDSKEKLLLIEDIDEEPYAVDRMLNQLYMAGKLTDAAGILVADFHNCVPQKRKNSIPLDEVLAHYIKLAGKPALRGFKIGHCSPNISVPLGTHAEMNTFEKKVVIESGIL
- a CDS encoding peptide ABC transporter substrate-binding protein codes for the protein MKKWMAMFLTALLVFVLAACTANESAGKDTEKEEKEKEKILHLNNGAEPTSFDPVIGFDAVSWNALNNLMEGLTRLGKDHEPEAAAAEKWDVSEDGKTYTFHIRENAKWSNGDDLTAEDFVFAWKRLLNPETGSGAAFLGYFIEGGEAYNSGTGSADDVKVKAVDKKTFEVTLISPQAYFLSVIANPAFFPVNEKVAAETPDWFAEADTFVGNGPFSLESWEHDKEFVMKKNDQYWDAKNVKLDGVHWAIVEDTNTEYQLYQTGELDTSDVPADLAESLFEEGKANVEEQAGDYFYRMNVTLEPFQNVNIRKAFAMAVDQKQIVDFVTKNQETAAYGFVSPGFKDPSGKDFREASGDLVKTDAAEAKALLEKGMKEEGYDKLPEVTLTYSTDDTHKKIAEALQQMFKENLGVDVKLANLEANVFAEDQKALKFQLSRSSFLADYADPVNFLENFQTGHSMNRTGWTNAEYDQLIKDSKNESDEAKRFDMLYKAEKILFEEAPIIPIHFYNQVYLQNEDVSGIVRHPVGYLELKWADKK
- a CDS encoding ABC transporter ATP-binding protein, which produces MEKVLEVNELHVSFQTYGGSVKAVRGVSFDLRKGETLAIVGESGCGKSVTSQSIMRLIPEPPGTIDSGSILFKGKDVTKMKEKELRKLRGAEISMIFQDPMTALNPTLTIGDQIMEGIIQHESMPKEKAKQKALEMMNLVGIPSPEARLKQYPHQFSGGMRQRIVIAMALVCEPEVLIADEPTTALDVTIQAQILDLFRDIQKKTGVSIILITHDLGVVAQVADRVAVMYAGKIVEAGSRREIFYQPQHPYTKGLLRSIPRLDIEGEELIPIAGSPPDLFSPPEGCPFAPRCEHAMEVCDRVYPFTSALSKEHQVDCWLQDSRALAAASMK